From one Candidatus Marinimicrobia bacterium CG08_land_8_20_14_0_20_45_22 genomic stretch:
- a CDS encoding UDP-N-acetylglucosamine 2-epimerase (non-hydrolyzing) produces MTTIATIVGARPQFIKCAPVSREIRKHFTEILIHTGQHYDYNMSQAFFDELAIPEPDLNLGIGSGNHGEQTGRMLIELEKVLLNVKPDLVLVYGDTNSTMAGALVAAKLQIPVAHIEAGLRSFNRQMPEEINRIVTDSISKYLFAPTQTAVNHLLNEGYRDQIHLVGDVMYDAFLYNSQITGNADKLEQFAVQPKQYYLATVHRPQNTDDPAILKALISTLTNLNGLTIFPIHPRTRKLLKQFEIKVDFENLRFIEPVGYLDMLALEKHARLILTDSGGVQKEAYFAGVPCLVLRPETEWVELVEQGWAKLIPNLRDFQRIPAEIERFADFHSESTTLFGDGNASRKISQILSQKQ; encoded by the coding sequence ATGACCACTATCGCCACCATCGTCGGCGCACGCCCACAGTTCATCAAATGCGCGCCGGTTTCCCGAGAAATCCGCAAACATTTCACCGAAATCCTGATCCACACCGGTCAGCATTACGATTATAACATGTCGCAGGCATTTTTCGATGAACTCGCCATCCCGGAGCCGGACTTAAACCTCGGTATCGGCAGCGGCAATCACGGCGAACAGACCGGCAGAATGCTGATCGAACTCGAAAAAGTTTTGCTGAATGTCAAACCCGATCTGGTTCTGGTTTATGGTGATACAAATTCCACGATGGCAGGCGCGCTCGTCGCCGCCAAACTGCAAATTCCGGTTGCGCATATCGAGGCCGGACTGCGCAGTTTCAATCGCCAAATGCCGGAAGAGATCAATCGCATCGTTACGGATTCGATCTCAAAATACCTGTTCGCACCGACTCAAACCGCCGTCAACCACCTGCTAAACGAAGGCTACCGCGACCAAATTCATCTTGTCGGCGACGTCATGTACGACGCATTTCTATATAACAGCCAGATCACCGGAAATGCTGATAAATTGGAGCAATTCGCTGTACAGCCGAAACAATATTATCTCGCCACCGTTCATCGCCCGCAAAACACTGACGATCCCGCCATCTTAAAAGCACTTATTAGTACTTTAACGAACTTAAACGGACTTACCATTTTTCCCATCCATCCCCGGACTCGTAAATTGCTAAAACAATTTGAGATAAAAGTGGATTTTGAAAACCTAAGATTCATCGAACCGGTCGGCTATCTGGATATGCTGGCTTTGGAAAAACATGCGCGATTGATCCTCACCGATTCCGGTGGCGTTCAGAAAGAGGCCTATTTCGCCGGCGTGCCGTGTCTCGTCCTGCGCCCGGAGACCGAATGGGTGGAACTCGTCGAGCAGGGCTGGGCGAAACTCATCCCGAACCTTCGGGACTTTCAGCGCATTCCGGCCGAGATCGAACGCTTCGCGGATTTCCACAGCGAATCGACGACGCTCTTCGGCGACGGCAACGCCAGCCGGAAAATTTCTCAGATTCTTAGTCAGAAGCAATAG
- a CDS encoding nucleotidyltransferase, translating into MHLSKKQIEEIRHSCRKLQVKSLFAFGSVVSDTYRLDSDIDMLVDFTVRDPLEYADRYFTLKQRLELILNRPVDLLESKALKNPFLQAEIDRSKVSIYG; encoded by the coding sequence ATGCATCTAAGTAAAAAACAGATAGAAGAAATTCGTCATTCTTGCCGGAAGCTACAGGTTAAATCGCTATTTGCCTTTGGCTCTGTCGTCTCCGATACTTACCGACTCGACAGCGATATTGATATGCTGGTCGATTTCACAGTCCGGGATCCTTTGGAATACGCGGATCGTTATTTCACCTTAAAACAGCGGCTCGAACTGATTTTGAATCGACCGGTGGACTTACTCGAATCAAAAGCCTTGAAAAACCCGTTCTTACAGGCCGAAATCGACCGTTCAAAAGTATCTATTTATGGATGA
- a CDS encoding antitoxin, which yields MDESIKIWLADIQSAIGEIKQFIPLKKDFTWFCNDLKTIRAVERNLEIIGEAINRIVQKSPGIKLKNTRKIVDTRNRIIHGYDTVSDEILWAIVIRDLPELEKEVNELLDI from the coding sequence ATGGATGAATCGATAAAAATTTGGCTCGCTGACATACAGTCAGCGATTGGTGAAATAAAACAGTTCATACCACTAAAAAAGGATTTCACATGGTTTTGCAATGATTTAAAAACCATCAGGGCTGTCGAACGTAACCTCGAAATCATCGGCGAAGCAATTAATCGAATCGTACAAAAATCTCCCGGTATAAAACTAAAAAATACCCGCAAGATCGTAGATACGCGTAACCGAATTATCCACGGATATGATACGGTTTCAGACGAAATTCTCTGGGCAATTGTAATTCGTGATCTTCCAGAACTCGAAAAGGAAGTGAATGAATTGCTAGACATCTAA